AAGAACTGTTGAGGATAATAAATAATTATGAAATAGCTGTTCTAGGAGGATTAATACCTGGACAATCAACAGCATCTGTAGCGTTAGAAGTAGCCGAAGCTCTAGGAGTTAATAAAGTAATAGATTACTCAGCCATAGACAAAGTCTACGATAAAGATCCCGTAAAATATCCGGATGCAAAACCATACAATAAAATATCAATAACAAAACTGAGAGAAATACTTAGACAAAAACAATTACCGGGAGAATACGCATTAATAGATCTAAGAGCACTAGATATAGCTGAGAGAAGCAAAATAACAATAATAATTACACACTATAAAAAACCAGAAACAATATACGATATACTGAGAGGAGAAAACCCGGGAACAATAATTTATCCATAAAACACCTATTCCAGCCTGCCTAGAACTTTTCTTAACCAATAAGTTAAAAGCCTAGCTTCATACTTGCTAATCCTAGACCTATAAATAATCTTCTTCCAAATCTCCATAATTCTCAATACCTTCTCATCTTTAACGAGAACCTTACTGGAAATATCATGTATAAGTTTAAGAACAAACTCGATCTCCTCTTTCTCGGCTGGTGGAGGAATATTTTCTGCACGAATACCCTTGATATTCCATATTTCCCACAAAAACACTGCAACAGCTTGGCTAAGATTCAAAACAGGATACTCAGGATTAGCGGGAATAGTTACTAAGACATCAGCATATCTAAGCTCCTTCCTAGTTAAACCAGTGCTTTCCCTACCAAACAATATAGCTAACCTATTAACACGCCCCCTTATCATATCGGCAAAGTCTTTGAGGGGAACAGCTTGTCTAACCACATCGCCAACACTATAACCTTTAGCCGTAGTAGCTACAACGAGATCAACATCTCTAATAGCATCCGCTAAATCATCGACAATAATAGCTTTCTTCAAATAATCCCTTGCCTTAGCAGCATATCTAAGAGCTTCCCCGAGATCCGCGGCAGGCTTAACCAAGTATAGCTCATCTACACTGAAATTAACACATGTTCTAGCAATAAATCCTAAATTAACAGATCCCTCGACACCTACAAGAACTACTCTAACATACACTTCTTAACAGCCTCCACAACAATAATGTCTTCGAAAAAGAAATGCTTAATATTTTTCCTAATAATGCGGAAACACTTCTTAGACAAATAATTCTCAATAATACTTGGTTGCGAAAGCGAAGAATATACGAGGTAGAAAACACCATTTTCCACTAGGAAATAATATGCTAAATCTATGAATTCGAGAACAGCCTCATACCCTCCAGACCCGCCGACCAAGCTATAATCATATAAGTTCTCCGGAATACCTGGGAGATACGGTGGATTAGCAACTACTAGGTCAAAGTAATTCTCAAGTATAGAATCACTACTTATAGAAGCAACCAATCCTCTATGCTGATAATAATTTAGTTTAAGATTATAAACAGTATTTAAAAGAGCAACTGGATTAATATCGATAAATACTGTTTTAGAACAAATATTTTTCGAAAGCAAATATAAGCCTACAACGCCTGTTCCACAACCTAGATCGATACAGTTATTGAAATAATTATTATCCCTAATAGTCTCCAATAATAACCAAGTATCATCACTTGGCTCATATACATCATGGAATACAGCTAACCTTGAGAAACCTAAGTCAACAATATATCTTATATTATCTCCTCCGCTAATTTCAAGAACACCTCCGGAGACAAATCATATACTCTAGCCTTTTCATCAACACCTAGCCTACGAACATCATCAATACTTAAACCCAGCTCCCTCATTATCGTTTTCAAAGCTTTCTTTCTTCTCTTACTAAATAATAGTCTAGTAACTTCTTCAACCCTCGATATAACCTCATCATACCTACGTTTTCTCTTCAAAATAATCATTTGAGACGAAACCTCTGGTCTAGGATAAAAAAATACTGGTGGATAAGTAGGTCCCCTCTCTATATCGAAAACTAATCTAGTTAAAACAGTAATTCTACCATATTCTTTAGTGCCAGGCCTAGCTAGTAATCTATCCACCACGTCTTTTTGGAAAACAAAAACAGCGTACTCAACAGAATTGCTTCTAGCAGTTTTGACGATTATATCGCTTGTAATATGGTATGGCGCGTTGGAAAAAACTTGTTCAACACTCCAATCAAGATCTAAAGCGTTACCATTGATCAATATTCCTCGAGGACTAATTAGATCCCTGCATATCCTCGATAATCTCTCATCAATTTCTATAAACACACTATACTTCGAAACTTTTCTCGATAAATAATAGGATAAAGACCCTATACCGGCCCCGATCTCCAACAATGTTTTATTAGGCAATACATGTTTAAGGAAATCATGTATGATTCTCGGATTCACGATAAAGTTCTGGCTAAGCTTTTTCCTAGGCCTTACCCCGTGTTTTCTGAGAATATTTACTGTCCAAAAATATAATGTTCGACTACTAGTTAGTGGAGGAGCGGACAAGAATAACCACTATAGGAGAGAAATGGTTATGATCTAGAAGATCTCGCCATATATTCTCTCTAAATATCCTAGATAAATACCCTTCCCTTCAGGCGGCTTAATGAACAAATAATACTTCTCGCCTCCCCTAAGCTCATCAAGTATTCTTTCCACTAAAACCTTGACGGGATCAATTTTTGTTCTTTCATGTATTTCTTTAAAGCTTTCAAACCTCTTATTTTCACGTTCATAAAGTATTGTCCTCATAGTCTTCTTACCTATTCCAGGCAATAATTCTAATGCATGAAGCCTTATATTGACTGGTTCAGCAATATTAAAGAATTCGACAAAGTTCTTCTCATTCTTCAAAATAATTCTCTTAACAGCTTCTTCGAGATTTGTCCTGGCAACACTGGTTAGATCATCGTAAACTATACGGATAGGCTTACGAACCTTGGAGTGAGGCCCTAGATCAACTTTTTCAAATATTTCAAGCCTAATAGCGGGGAGAGGAACAGCTTCTAACAAGGTAAAATACTTCGTACCTATACCTTGTGCAACAGGCTGGTTTCTGTGCTCGTAGTGTCTATCAGTTGGATTACCAAACTCCATGAAGTCGAGGACAATCATGTATGGTTCCCTACAATAGAACCGCCGCTCCCCACGCCTACCAGGTCTTCTCCTATAAGCATGCATTAAACCCACCTAGTTAAAATACATTCCATATTTCTATATTACTTATATTTGTGTATATGCTAGTCTTAATTTTTTATGTTGAAACAATACTAGGAAAGTGAAAACGTTGATTGTCAAAAATCATGTTCATTCTTTACAATAAGGTTTAATAGCCTCTAGTATTTGCTGAGCTGTCTCGGTATCAATAACTTTTTCCTCAAGCTCGAAAAGTATACGGAGCTCGTCAAGGGTTTGCGGACAAATATTTATGATCATAACTATTGTTTCATCTTTCAAATCCATATTCTTAAGAACATTTCTTAAAGCTTCAGACGATTCAGGCTCCATTTTCGAGAACTCAGATAGATAATGCAGGGTCTTCGATAACAGCATCGATACAGATCCTTCTCTCTCCTGTATTTTATCAACAGCTTTTTTAAGAAGCTTGTATGCTTCAGGATTTGATAATAGCTTCTCCTCTAATACCTCTACATCTAGTTCTTCAGCCAAAATCTTCACCTGATCAAAGTATATTTGTTAATATATAAATAATTGATGCTAGGCTTTTGCAGGTCTTAAATGTTCTGGTCTAATAAACAATGTTTTCTCCTTATCTCCAAGAGTGACTTTTACAATATATGCTTTTCCCCTCTTACCAATGATTATACCTGTTTTTCCATGGTATCTTCTATGAGGCATTCCCTTATGTATTGCTGGATTAACGACGATATGCACTTTATCTCCAGGCTTATAATCTATCATTAATAAGCTTAGAGGTGGGACAGCTCCTTTTTCACGAATATGTTTGCTGAAGACCTTTCTAGTTCTATGCCTGTATCCCTTGGGTGCTTTAACCATGTTGCTCTCCCCTATACTTCTCTATGTAGACTACTTTGTCCATACATATTTGTTCGCATTATAGACTAGTATTCAAAATAATAAGATTTACCCATTATAAAGAATTCTTTCCTCCCAATTAACTATTTTGTCTCAACAACGAATACATCAAGCTCTAATGGATAAGCTTGTACACCTAAAACATCTGAGAAACTAGGAGTAGTTCTACCATCATCTCCGTGTACAAGTTCTTTAACATATAAGCCTCCATCGCAATATACTATTGCTTCAAATAGTTTATTATGCAACAATTTAGTCTTGACCTCGTATACTCTTCTTATTCTGAGAGTATCTTTTTTACGTCTCAGGATCCTCTTAGGTGTTCTTTGATGAATAACCCTATTCCTATATTCTTCCTCTAACATCCTTAATTTATCACTAGTTATAGGCTCAGCTGTATATACTAGGATCTTATATGCTTTCCTCTTCTTCGATCCCTCGCCCTTCAAATACTCGATTTTTGCTCTTGAAGAATAACCAGTGATTTCTGCTTCGATAAGAGTTGATCTGAGCAGTTCATTTATTAAATCCATATCTACATATCTAAACCTTGGATTCTTCACCTCGATAACCATGGGTCTACCTGTTCCAAGCATTCTAGCATCAACATCTTCTCTGCCTGAAGCGTGGAGAACTATTCTTTCAGATTCAAATATTTCTCTTAGCCTATCATTGAAGAATTCTTCTAGACTATAAGGATACTCCTTGATCCCTGTTTTAGATAACCATATTGTATGTGAAATATTTCTTCCACGCTTCCAGTATCTTCCCTCAAACAATATTGGATTAACGACTGCTCTTACCATATCTGTTTCATAATCTATTATCACCATAACATCTGGTCGATCAAAATCCGGTATATAACCATATTTATCTCTAACTATTTTTCCAACCTCCCTCTTAATCTCGTTCTTAATGGATTCACTGGTTTCTAACCCGGAGAAACTCGATACTTCTATTTCTCTAAGCATTGTTTCCTGAGACAATGACACGCCTACTATAAATGTATATGCATTATACTGTTCCAACAGCTCAGCCACTTTTCTAGCAAGATCTTCAAAGTATTCCTCGCCCAGCTTGTTTCCACATATATAACATTTCGCAGGCTCTACTTTTTCCTCATATATTTTCTCATACAATCTTGTAATAGGGTCTCCAGCGTTTACAGCGTATTTTCTAAGAGTTTCTTTATCAATGATTTTATCCTGGAGCTCTTTATGAAGGATCATTTGTAGAATCGTCTTAATAGCGTATCCTCTCTCAGAATTCTTCAGTTGCAAACCATATTTAGCAAATTGTCTTCCTAAGCAATGATGACATAAAGGATACCTTGCTAACAAAGCCTTAGCTGTCTTAATTATCTTGGCTGATTGGTTCTCGGTACTCGATTCTTCCATACCGCCTAATCCACCCGCCAAACACTTTATCGATTATGTAGTGGCTAAAAATAATGAATGATACTATATCTGGTGCTTTAACCGTTAATATAGTGGAATATCTTAATAGGTTTAAATGTTTCATTGAGTAATTATCAATTATTAATATATTAAATAATATGCTGGTTAACGGGCTCCAAACAATTATTTTCTCATCTGAATAATTTTGGACACTAGTAGTTAAGACGAGATCATAGCTGTTGTTTTTCATAGAGAATATCGATAATGGATAAATATTTGTTCCAACAAACAATTTGTTTTCGCAGAAAAACCTGGTGATAAAGCCTTTCAAGCTCTTTTCTTCCGCATATAGGTGCCTCAACTCATATCCGTTTAGTGAGTAAACTATTTTTCTAGTATGATCTATTATGTATAGTGTAGTATCAATTCTAATTCCATGGCTTATAAGTAGGCTGTGGAGAACAATGTTTTTTATTGTTTCAATATTATTGCATAGATTATTTATTGAGACAATAATTGTTCTTTGAGGCCTGTAATTCATGGTTTAAAGCCGAGCTGTAGTTTTTTAAGGAGGTCCTTGCGTTTGCGGAGTTGTTTAGATAGCTTCTTCATCATTTCATATTGTTTCAGCAGCTCACGCACGTCTTCAGTCTTAACTCCTGCTCCATAAGCTATTCTCCTAGTTCTTCTCCGATCAATTATTTCAGGCTTATCTAGTTCTTCATAAGTCATAGAATTTATTATTGCAAGCCATTTCTTGATTTTCTCCTCTGCTTTCCCAGCCTCTATCTCCAATGGTATTTTCAGGCTTAACCCCGGTATCATTTGTAATATTTTTCTCAGAGGACCCATTTTTCTCAAGCTAACAAGTTGTTTATAAACCAGCCTCATATTTAATCTGCCGGAGAGGAACTCCTCGACATCCTTCTCTGTAAACTCTACCTTGATCCTTCTAACCTTCTCAACTAACCCCTCAAGATCCCCTATACCCAGTATTCTGGCAACAAATCTTGGAGGCCTAAAAACTTCTAGCTCATCTATTTTCTCACCAGTACCTATAAACTTGATCGTTGCACCAGTTACTGCTACAGCTGATAATGCTCCACCACCCTTTGCTGTACCATCAAGCTTTGTAACAATTATTGATCCTATAGGTGTTGCTGTATGGAATTTCTTCGCAAGATTATGTGCTTGCTGACCTATCGCGGCATCTATTACTAGAACTACCTCGTCAGGCTTAATGTTTTCAGCTATCTCCCTCATCTCCTTTAACAAGTCTTCTTCTCTATGATGTCTACCGGCGGTATCAACAATTACTATGTCGAATCCGCGCGATACAAAGTATTCCACACCCCTCCTAGCAATTTCTACTGCATCCTTATTGTTTGGTTCACCATATACTGGAACACCTATTTGTTCACCTAACTGTTTCAACTGATCATATGCTGCAGGCCTATAAGTGTCTGCAGTAACTAATCCTACACGGTATCCTTCCAGCTTATAGTAATATGCTAGCTTAGCAGCGGTTGTTGTCTTACCACTACCCTGCAATCCGACAAGTAGCATGACCCATGGCTTCTTCTTAGGCTTTATATCCGGCTTTCTGTCTCCGCCGAAGAATTTTGATAACTCCTCATATACTATGTTTATAAACCATTCACGCCTAGTAATTCCCGGCGGAGGCTCTTCTTCTAGAGCTCTCTCCCTAATCTTCTTTGTAAGCTCTAAAACAAGCCTGACATTAACATCAGCTTTTATAAGCTCCTTCTGAAGATCCCTAATAAACTCCTTAACAGCCCTCTCATAATCCCCCTTACCGCTAAGAAACCTTGATAACGCCTTCCTAACACCATCCAGCACCATATCAATCAACACCACTACATATCCAAACAATCCTAAACAAGCAACCTATCAACATATAGTGATTAAACCCTTAAATAGAAATACTATTGTATTGATCTCTTCCCTAAATCATATAGCCTGCCCACGTAGCTTACTAAGAAATATCGAATAAAATATAATAACTAATGCATTTAAAGGAATTACGGGAACATGCAATAATATATTGTAAGGGTAGTCAAGTATTCCTAGGCATATCATAAAATATTGGTGTCTGACTTGAAGAATATAGTTTCACTACTTATAGTGTTCGCAGTAGTTTTTGCGAGTTGTGGAATACTTTTTCATCAAAGTATTAATCGAAACAAATTCGTTATTGATAAGAATGGTTTGAAGCGTTTCCTCGAGGGCCAGTATGTTTCAAGTGTAGGTTTGCTTAGAGCATCCACAACTGTTTATCCAGACAATATCACGATCTATATTGTAAATGATAATGTCTTAGCGGCTAAGGCATTAATTGTATTAGCTTCTCCGCTAACATTTAAGATCATTGCTGAGCTTAACAATGAATATAGTGGGGGCTGGAACGGTAAAATAGATGTTCTACTAGGTAGAGACATACCTGACACATTTTATTCCAGCTATAATCTACTTGTTAAAGAAATAGATGGCTATAAAGTTGTGTGGGAGAAACTAAACTATTCTTCACCGATAACTGACTGGTATAATTATGCTGATCTACTAGTATACCATGCGCTAGATAAACTACTGCAGGGTTCTAGACGAGAAGCTGAGGAATCATTCATTAATCTAACCAAGATGTGGGACGGCTACGGGTTCAGGGATAAAGCATACTATGAAACCCAAACCTATGCTGTATACAAGTGTGCATTATTCATATATCTATACAGGGCATTACAATACGCTGGATCAAAAATTATCAATGATTACAGCTATATTTATGATAAATGCTTAAGCATTATTGCTAAAGCCCAAGATCCCAAATATGGCGGGATCCACACAGATTATAGAGTCGTTGATGGAGAGATAGTGGTAGAGGGGGATATGAATACTGAAACTACAAGCATAGTCGTGCTAGCCTTATATAGCAATTACCCGAAAATAATAGGTGAACATGCTGAGCCTACCCTATAGTATGGTTTGCTTAGGTTTTAAGAGATCATGGCCACATAGTGGATCCAGCCTGTATCACTATAAGCTTGTTGTGTTGATGTTTTGAAAATTCGAGGTAATAATGATTTTAATATATTATTTAGGTATTAATATTGTTGTATTTGTCCGCTTTAACCCCTTCTTTTTAAGTTTTTCGTATTCTTTAATTATTTCTTCTAGATCATTTGTTGCATAAAGTATTTTTCCTTCTTCTAAAGCATCTACTATAAGGGGATTTCCTTTCCTAAGCATATCTAAGGCTTCTCTTAGTGTATAGGGATGTGGCTCTATATTTAATGGTATATCACCTATTATGTCGAGGACTGTTTTTATTCTATCAAGGTATTTTTCTTTGAAATCAGCTATGATAAGTATGTCGTAGTCGCTCCAAGGCATCCAGTCTCCCCGCGCTCTAGAGCCAAATAATATTATTCCCTTCACATTCAATATCTTAACCAAACGATTCACAGCTCTCTCTAGAAGCTTATTCTCTTCTACCACCATATATCACCTTTCTAACATAGTCAACTATCTTTTTTGAAGCCTCCAAAGCTCTCCTCGAGGTTTCTTCATCATAAGCTTCATGAGGAGTTCCTGCTGGTAAAGCGTTAGGATATCTTGAGGGAATATAGTGTCTATCAAGTTCACGTGCGCATCTTAATAATTCCTGATCAGGATTAATGCTTTTTTTCTCAAAGTATCTTAGCAGTAATGTTCTAACACTATGTCCCCATGGGGCCTCATTTATAAAATATAATAGTGCTTTAACAGCTTTCTCGGCAGCTTGATGAGAATAAAATGCTGAAGCATTGTATCTTTTCTCTCGGTGAAGTATTAATGCTGTCTCATAATCCCATAAAGCCTCATCAAGCCATCTAATAGCTTCATTTCTCACATAGATCTCCTCATAGAACCTAATATTTTAGTTATCCTATGTATTTTTCCATGATTATAATATTGTAACC
This is a stretch of genomic DNA from Staphylothermus hellenicus DSM 12710. It encodes these proteins:
- the pyrH gene encoding UMP kinase, which translates into the protein MDDVLVIKITGKLFDTDASLIKGYVEIFKDLSRKYKLAIITGGGGLARKYIGYAREIGVSSNYWLDMIGIRSAQLNAYLLISSLYPKAYPEPVNNLEELLRIINNYEIAVLGGLIPGQSTASVALEVAEALGVNKVIDYSAIDKVYDKDPVKYPDAKPYNKISITKLREILRQKQLPGEYALIDLRALDIAERSKITIIITHYKKPETIYDILRGENPGTIIYP
- a CDS encoding RNA methyltransferase; its protein translation is MYVRVVLVGVEGSVNLGFIARTCVNFSVDELYLVKPAADLGEALRYAAKARDYLKKAIIVDDLADAIRDVDLVVATTAKGYSVGDVVRQAVPLKDFADMIRGRVNRLAILFGRESTGLTRKELRYADVLVTIPANPEYPVLNLSQAVAVFLWEIWNIKGIRAENIPPPAEKEEIEFVLKLIHDISSKVLVKDEKVLRIMEIWKKIIYRSRISKYEARLLTYWLRKVLGRLE
- a CDS encoding methyltransferase produces the protein METIRDNNYFNNCIDLGCGTGVVGLYLLSKNICSKTVFIDINPVALLNTVYNLKLNYYQHRGLVASISSDSILENYFDLVVANPPYLPGIPENLYDYSLVGGSGGYEAVLEFIDLAYYFLVENGVFYLVYSSLSQPSIIENYLSKKCFRIIRKNIKHFFFEDIIVVEAVKKCMLE
- the rsmA gene encoding 16S rRNA (adenine(1518)-N(6)/adenine(1519)-N(6))-dimethyltransferase RsmA, coding for MSAPPLTSSRTLYFWTVNILRKHGVRPRKKLSQNFIVNPRIIHDFLKHVLPNKTLLEIGAGIGSLSYYLSRKVSKYSVFIEIDERLSRICRDLISPRGILINGNALDLDWSVEQVFSNAPYHITSDIIVKTARSNSVEYAVFVFQKDVVDRLLARPGTKEYGRITVLTRLVFDIERGPTYPPVFFYPRPEVSSQMIILKRKRRYDEVISRVEEVTRLLFSKRRKKALKTIMRELGLSIDDVRRLGVDEKARVYDLSPEVFLKLAEEII
- a CDS encoding DUF655 domain-containing protein — translated: MHAYRRRPGRRGERRFYCREPYMIVLDFMEFGNPTDRHYEHRNQPVAQGIGTKYFTLLEAVPLPAIRLEIFEKVDLGPHSKVRKPIRIVYDDLTSVARTNLEEAVKRIILKNEKNFVEFFNIAEPVNIRLHALELLPGIGKKTMRTILYERENKRFESFKEIHERTKIDPVKVLVERILDELRGGEKYYLFIKPPEGKGIYLGYLERIYGEIF
- a CDS encoding RNA polymerase Rpb4 family protein, producing MAEELDVEVLEEKLLSNPEAYKLLKKAVDKIQEREGSVSMLLSKTLHYLSEFSKMEPESSEALRNVLKNMDLKDETIVMIINICPQTLDELRILFELEEKVIDTETAQQILEAIKPYCKE
- a CDS encoding 50S ribosomal protein L21e; amino-acid sequence: MVKAPKGYRHRTRKVFSKHIREKGAVPPLSLLMIDYKPGDKVHIVVNPAIHKGMPHRRYHGKTGIIIGKRGKAYIVKVTLGDKEKTLFIRPEHLRPAKA
- a CDS encoding tRNA pseudouridine(54/55) synthase Pus10 yields the protein MEESSTENQSAKIIKTAKALLARYPLCHHCLGRQFAKYGLQLKNSERGYAIKTILQMILHKELQDKIIDKETLRKYAVNAGDPITRLYEKIYEEKVEPAKCYICGNKLGEEYFEDLARKVAELLEQYNAYTFIVGVSLSQETMLREIEVSSFSGLETSESIKNEIKREVGKIVRDKYGYIPDFDRPDVMVIIDYETDMVRAVVNPILFEGRYWKRGRNISHTIWLSKTGIKEYPYSLEEFFNDRLREIFESERIVLHASGREDVDARMLGTGRPMVIEVKNPRFRYVDMDLINELLRSTLIEAEITGYSSRAKIEYLKGEGSKKRKAYKILVYTAEPITSDKLRMLEEEYRNRVIHQRTPKRILRRKKDTLRIRRVYEVKTKLLHNKLFEAIVYCDGGLYVKELVHGDDGRTTPSFSDVLGVQAYPLELDVFVVETK
- a CDS encoding signal recognition particle protein Srp54 is translated as MVLDGVRKALSRFLSGKGDYERAVKEFIRDLQKELIKADVNVRLVLELTKKIRERALEEEPPPGITRREWFINIVYEELSKFFGGDRKPDIKPKKKPWVMLLVGLQGSGKTTTAAKLAYYYKLEGYRVGLVTADTYRPAAYDQLKQLGEQIGVPVYGEPNNKDAVEIARRGVEYFVSRGFDIVIVDTAGRHHREEDLLKEMREIAENIKPDEVVLVIDAAIGQQAHNLAKKFHTATPIGSIIVTKLDGTAKGGGALSAVAVTGATIKFIGTGEKIDELEVFRPPRFVARILGIGDLEGLVEKVRRIKVEFTEKDVEEFLSGRLNMRLVYKQLVSLRKMGPLRKILQMIPGLSLKIPLEIEAGKAEEKIKKWLAIINSMTYEELDKPEIIDRRRTRRIAYGAGVKTEDVRELLKQYEMMKKLSKQLRKRKDLLKKLQLGFKP
- a CDS encoding nucleotidyltransferase domain-containing protein, with protein sequence MVVEENKLLERAVNRLVKILNVKGIILFGSRARGDWMPWSDYDILIIADFKEKYLDRIKTVLDIIGDIPLNIEPHPYTLREALDMLRKGNPLIVDALEEGKILYATNDLEEIIKEYEKLKKKGLKRTNTTILIPK
- a CDS encoding HEPN domain-containing protein; protein product: MRNEAIRWLDEALWDYETALILHREKRYNASAFYSHQAAEKAVKALLYFINEAPWGHSVRTLLLRYFEKKSINPDQELLRCARELDRHYIPSRYPNALPAGTPHEAYDEETSRRALEASKKIVDYVRKVIYGGRRE